From the genome of Papaver somniferum cultivar HN1 chromosome 2, ASM357369v1, whole genome shotgun sequence, one region includes:
- the LOC113348006 gene encoding helicase SEN1-like, with translation MVEHGGEVVEMVEGGGEMVQMAHSGCSKYRYPEKDLIDLVFSWTLEDISNEELYKDQVEKIPECFQSAEYYLGSYTLPLIEETCSELFSSMEVLHDAPFAEVISVKESVSHGSFLYELQFDSWRNINSDSGKEAYSPKCGDLFVLSNVVPEIASDLEQCVRTCTFALVMKDMKESNATENDKLSSYLKFRTSKLVEAKDGMRNSVFAVFLVNMTTKIRIWKALHMSGNLQIIKEVLRPNSTVEEICHFCSLQDDNAWDEQLGRRLSLVLDESQAIAVRSSVSVAQCNHKSSVKLIWGPPGTGKTKTLSILLYTLLSKSCRTLACAPTNVAVKEVASRVLKLVENPHHMDPEQDGLLCSLGDLLLFGNRNRLEIFDDLEEIFWIIVWTGLWNVLRRPTVGRNALHP, from the exons ATGGTAGAACATGGCGGTGAAGTGGTTGAAATGGTAGAAGGTGGCGGGGAAATGGTTCAAATGGCTCATTCTGGCTGTTCCAAATATAGATATCCGGAGAAAGATTTGATTGATTTGGTGTTCTCCTGGACTCTCGAGGATATATCCAATGAAGAGTTATATAAAGACCAG GTGGAAAAGATCCCTGAATGTTTCCAGTCAGCGGAGTATTACCTTGGTTCTTACACTTTACCATTAATTGAGGAAACTTGTTCTGAGTTGTTTTCAAGTATGGAGGTGTTACATGATGCACCATTCGCTGAAGTAATCTCAGTAAAGGAGTCTGTGTCACATGGTTCATTTCTGTATGAGCTTCAATTTGATTCTTGGAGGAACATAAATAGTGATAGTGGCAAAGAGGCATACTCTCCCAAATGCGGTGACCTTTTTGTTTTGTCTAATGTGGTGCCTGAAATTGCTTCGGATTTGGAACAGTGTGTAAGGACATGTACTTTTGCTTTGGTCATGAAAGATATGAAGGAGTCCAATGCTACAGAAAATGATAAATTATCAAGTTATTTAAAGTTTCGGACATCAAAGTTGGTTGAGGCTAAAGATGGTATGCGAAACTCCGTTTTTGCTGTGTTTCTGGTTAATATGACTACAAAAATTAGAATATGGAAAGCACTACACATGTCTGGAAACTTACAGATCATTAAGGAAGTTTTGCGCCCCAATTCGACG GTTGAAGAAATCTGTCATTTTTGTTCTTTACAAGATGATAACGCCTGGGATGAACAACTTGGCCGCAGATTATCATTAGTCCTCGATGAGTCCCAAGCAATTGCAGTGCGTAGTTCTGTTTCGGTAGCACAGTGCAATCATAAGTCTTCTGTTAAACTTATTTGGGGTCCACCCGGGACTGGTAAAACTAAAACTCTGAGTATCTTGTTGTACACCCTCTTAAGTAAGAGCTGTAGAACACTTGCATGTGCTCCAACAAATGTTGCAGTTAAGGAAGTGGCGTCGCGCGTCCTAAAGCTTGTTGAAAATCCTCACCACATGGATCCAGAACAGGATGGGTTGTTATGTTCACTGGGAGATTTGCTCTTATTTGGGAATAGGAATCGCTTGGAAATTTTTGATGATCTTGAGGAGATTTTTTGGATTATCGTGTGGACAGGCTTGTGGAATGTTTTGCGCCGCCCAACAGTTGGAAGAAATGCTTTACATCCATGA
- the LOC113348005 gene encoding uncharacterized protein LOC113348005, translating to MHPKISAFPNGNFYRNQILNAPNVLCKSYQRSYLQGPMFGPYSFISTSDGRDEQDNVAHSRKNMVEVAITLKIVRKLFRAWDGAREKLTIGIISPYAAQVAAIQEKLGHKYEKFEYFAVRVKSIDGFQGGEEDIIIISTVRSNREGSIGFLSNLQRTNVALTRARRCLWILGDGKTLLRSGSCWSALVSDAKNRHCLFNAGEDKDLANAALKAKKELDQLDDLLKGDSILFKTAKWKVLFSDNFRKSFMRLKSFQTQKSVINLLLKLSNGWSPKKMDSVCGNTLQLVKQVKVGRLYVISVDIAKYSSYVQVLKIWDILSLEEMPKLVKRLDSIFSMYTDDFINRCKEKKADGDMDVPVIWEPCNEVVRYNTRNESSSGLSVAEFDGRSYLENSKVNESLLLMKFYSLSSGVVSHLLSGSDGRELDLPFEMTDQELEITLFPRSSFILGRSGTGKTTILTMKLFQKEQQHYFSLEGLSEGTCSTSASPKNWMREGLGATNGTNLRQMFVTVSPQLCSAIKNQISNLKSFICGGKLSAENKFTDMHDIDDTIGFSSIPNSFIDLPLDCYPLVITFQKFLLMLDGSMEDSYFDRFNDVREFCVENTGTRRTFALNAFIISKEVNYDRFNSFYWPHFNCHLTRKLDSSTVFVEIMSHIKGGLIAGRVPNGKLIRGDYLLLSEGRVSTLSKDLREMIYDIFLDHEKKKLLNGEFDFADLVMDLHQRL from the exons ATGCATCCTAAAATAAGTGCTTTTCCAAATGGCAACTTTTATAGAAACCAGATTTTAAACGCTCCCAACGTTCTCTGCAAAAGTTATCAAAGATCCTATCTTCAAGGACCTATGTTTGGTCCATACTCGTTTATAAGCACTTCTGATGGAAGAGATGAACAAGATAATGTTGCACATAGCAGGAAAAATATGGTGGAAGTAGCAATTACTCTGAAGATTGTACGGAAGCTTTTTAGAG CATGGGATGGCGCAAGAGAGAAGCTAACGATTGGAATAATATCCCCATATGCTGCTCAAGTAGCTGCAATTCAAGAGAAACTTGGACACAAATATGAGAAATTCGAATATTTCGCTGTGAGGGTGAAGTCTATTGATGGCTTCCAGGGCGGCGAAGAGGATATCATAATAATCTCTACTGTCAGATCTAACAGGGAAGGATCTATTGGATTCCTATCTAATCTTCAACGAACTAATGTTGCTTTGACTAGGGCACG GCGCTGTCTTTGGATTTTGGGTGATGGGAAAACTCTGCTTAGAAGTGGATCTTGCTGGAGCGCATTAGTTTCTGATGCTAAAAATCGGCATTGTTTATTTAATGCTGGTGAAGATAAAGATCTTGCTAATGCAGCATTGAAAGCCAAGAAAGAACTTGATCAATTGGATGACTTATTGAAAGGAGATAGCATACTCTTCAAAACTGCAAAGTGGAAG GTTTTGTTTAGTGATAACTTTAGAAAGTCTTTCATGAGATTGAAATCGTTTCAGACCCAAAAGTCGGTTATCAATTTGTTGCTTAAGCTTTCCAATGGCTGGAGCCCGAAGAAAATGGACTCTGTTTGTGGAAACACCTTGCAGCTCGTGAAACAGGTTAAGGTTGGACGACTATATGTTATTTCTGTCGATATTGCGAAGTATTCAAGCTATGTCCAAGTATTGAAGATATGGGATATCTTATCTCTGGAGGAGATGCCGAAACTTGTTAAGCGTCTTGATAGCATCTTTAGCATGTACACAGACGATTTCATCAACCGCTGTAAAGAAAAAAAGGCTGATGG GGATATGGACGTGCCAGTGATCTGGGAACCATGTAATGAAGTTGTTCGATATAATACAAGAAATGAGTCGTCTAGTGGGTTGAGTGTTGCAGAATTTGACGGAAGAAGCTATCTTGAAAACTCAAAAGTGAACGAGAGCCTACTATTGATGAAATTCTACTCTTTATCATCTGGTGTCGTGAGCCATTTGTTATCTGGAAGTGATGGCAGAGAACTTGATCTTCCTTTTGAAATGACTGATCAAGAATTGGAAATAACTCTTTTTCCAAGAAGTAGTTTTATTCTTGGAAGATCTGGAACTGGGAAAACAACTATCTTAACCATGAAATTGTTTCAGAAGGAGCAGCAACACTATTTCTCTTTGGAAGGGTTGTCTGAGGGTACATGTTCTACGTCTGCTTCCCCAAAGAATTGGATGAGAGAGGGTCTTGGAGCGACAAACGGAACCAACCTACGACAAATGTTTGTAACTGTCAGCCCTCAACTATGTTCTGCTATCAAGAAtcaaatttcaaatttgaaaAG TTTTATCTGCGGCGGGAAATTGTCAGCAGAAAATAAGTTTACTGATATGCATGACATTGATGATACCATTGGGTTCAGTAGCATCCCCAATTCTTTCATTGACCTACCACTTGATTGCTACCCACTTGTCATAACGTTTCAGAAGTTCTTACTGATGCTTGACGGAAGCATGGAGGATTCATATTTTGACAGATTCAATGATGTAAGGGAGTTTTGTGTGGAAAATACTGGAACACGTAGGACTTTTGCCTTAAATGCTTTTATTATATCAAAGGAGGTTAATTACGACCGGTTTAATTCATTTTACTGGCCGCATTTCAACTGTCACTTGACCAGAAAACTTGACTCTTCAACTGTTTTTGTTGAGATAATGTCTCACATAAAAGGTGGGCTGATTGCTGGTAGAGTTCCTAATGGCAAACTCATCCGGGGGGATTATTTGTTGCTATCTGAGGGACGGGTTTCCACTTTAAGCAAGGATTTAAGAGAGATGATTTATGATATTTTTCTTGATCATGAGAAGAAGAAGCTACTGAATGGTGAGTTTGATTTTGCTGATTTAGTCATGGACCTTCATCAACGACTGTGA
- the LOC113348004 gene encoding uncharacterized protein LOC113348004 yields MDFVYVDEVQDLTMRQAALFKYMCQNFEAGFAFSGDTAQTIARGIDFRFQDIRSLFYNEFISEPRSDFTGKAKEKVSDYFQLSQNFRTHAGILKLSQSIIELLYHFFPLSIDSLRPENSLIYGEAPVLLESVNDENAIVTIFGNSGSTGSLIGFGAQQVILVRDDSVEKGVSNQIGNQALVLTLVECKGLEFQDVLLYNFFGTSPLKNQWRVIYGHMDELGLLHCAEHKSFPSFCSPEHKILCSELKQLYVALTRARQRLWIYENTDNFSMPMFDYWKKLGVVQVQHLDESLAQTMRVGSSKEEWCSRGIKLFNEGNFEMAMMCFERAGDPYKEKWTKAAGLRAAANRMGGSISELARVHLTDAAEIFETIGKFEIAAKCFIQLKEFERAGLLYLKNSEEPRLEDAADCFSLAGCWSIAAEVYCRANCLPNCLTACTKGNLLEAGLLFIEKWKADGIFDGDAAETQGLKELKQEFLEKCAFLHHQVKDTNSMMKFVRPFNSLNLMRTFLVTHICLDELGVLETEFGNCMEAANSAKLRGDLLLGAEILEKGGCYEEASRITLLYVLVNSLWITGSKGWPLKKFLNKEELLTKSKLIAKTSNDNFYELICLVASSLSEKDSSLAEMGDCLATSQRLGHFGAEIMYLRKILDYHLKLRFANYEHDEMVVLNSVEHAAFMTSRKRVSTQTLMYFWNIWREKILSILAYLGSIGTIQEKDYKGCEEFCLGYLGVCKTVQNSSSIYILLKADAYWMKDICHRYVRRNGELVTMDANQFVSAAQSYWVSEVTCLGMNVLEKLNTLYRFYAGKSPSLFSQGMTSLHIFGVTKRRMESKVLDWEAPKALLEYSASCRQRFFEIVRPADSKMIFLEDMIKLRKTELCREITKELIMEIVRSERNFSLGQIWEVVMLIFVYGSLPVELCQIRKSLLITCQPNWSKISNTISPFHFLYLLERLLYLVSSWKRFFFTTKSALLETLTCENWKLKISESDTEISLKAELHLLEGSLLALCHYIILLGKKDTLEWFEKTDTAAKKDYRSLVLRLFILVCINAGDHFEKLVGVLIDKDISSLLPVEFRKILDFAKPSKDPYERISRKVDYGKISKVFAQVLKIIENPLVILYFGKNRPTFSCPDAIFIDMELILCREDILDILNIKRRQCVRQGAVIESGTEGISDKNVPSCNIGSIVQCSQPSSSFSEQKQFMENEHERVSDLQGSYMIIWRGFDEFSMNPPALKRKASSSSEDSSFVTQAEFMLGELKQRLAA; encoded by the exons ATGGATTTTGTATATGTTGATGAGGTCCAAGATCTAACCATGAGACAGGCTGCTCTTTTTAAGTATATGTGCCAAAATTTTGAGGCAGGATTTGCTTTCTCGGGTGATACAGCTCAAACTATTGCTAGGGGTATTGATTTCCGGTTCCAAGACATAAGATCTTTGTTTTACAATGAATTCATCTCAGAACCAAGAAGTGATTTCACAGGGAAAGCAAAGGAAAAGGTTTCTGATTATTTTCAATTGAGTCAGAATTTCCGTACTCACGCAGGTATTCTCAAGCTGTCTCAGAGCATAATTGAGCTTCTCTACCACTTCTTTCCCCTCTCTATTGACTCTTTAAGGCCCGAGAACAGCCTTATATATGGTGAAGCACCAGTTTTACTTGAATCTGTGAATGATGAAAATGCAATTGTAACTATTTTTGGAAATAGTGGGAGTACTGGTAGTTTGATTGGGTTTGGAGCACAGCAGGTTATTTTAGTACGCGATGATTCTGTGGAGAAAGGAGTCTCCAACCAAATTGGAAATCAAGCCCTTGTCTTGACATTAGTTGAGTGCAAAGGCCTCGAGTTTCAG GATGTTCTGTTGTACAACTTTTTTGGAACATCTCCTTTAAAGAATCAGTGGCGAGTTATTTACGGACACATGGACGAACTAGGTCTGCTTCACTGCGCCGAACACAAATCATTTCCAAGTTTCTGCTCGCCCGAGCACAAAATTCTTTGCTCTGAATTGAAACAACTGTATGTGGCTCTTACTCGTGCTAGGCAGAGGCTGTGGATCTATGAGAATACAGATAACTTCTCGATGCCTATGTTTGATTACTGGAAGAAGTTGGGAGTCGTACAGGTTCAACATCTTGATGAATCTCTTGCACAGACAATGCGAGTTGGAAGCAGCAAGGAAGAGTGGTGTTCTCGCGGTATCAAG CTATTTAATGAGGGTAATTTTGAGATGGCGATGATGTGTTTCGAAAGAGCTGGAGatccatacaaagagaaatgGACAAAAGCTGCTGGACTTAGAGCTGCTGCTAACCGAATGGGTGGTTCAATTTCTGAACTGGCTCGCGTTCATCTGACTGACGCTGCTGAGATTTTTGAAACAATTGGAAAATTCGAGATTGCTGCAAAATGCTTTATTCAGTTAAAGGAATTCGAAAGGGCAG GTTTGCTTTACCTGAAGAATTCAGAGGAACCAAGGCTAGAGGATGCAGCTGATTGTTTTTCTCTTGCTGGATGCTGGTCTATTGCGGCCGAAGTGTATTGTAGGGCTAATTGCTTGCCAAACTGCCTGACTGCTTGCACCAAGGGAAATCTTTTGGAAGCGGGGCTTCTGTTCATAGAGAAATGGAAAGCAGATGGAATCTTTGATGGTGATGCAGCCGAAACTCAAGGGCTGAAAGAATTGAAACAAGAGTTCCTAGAAAAGTGTGCATTTCTCCATCATCAAGTGAAAGATACAAATAGTATGATGAAGTTTGTTCGGCCCTTCAACTCATTGAACTTGATGCGAACTTTCTTGGTAACTCATATTTGTCTCGATGAGCTCGGGGTTTTAGAGACCGAGTTTGGAAACTGTATGGAGGCTGCCAATTCTGCCAAGCTGAGAGGAGATCTTCTTCTTGGGGCAGAAATACTGGAAAAGGGTGGGTGCTATGAAGAAGCATCAAGGATCACTCTTCTGTATGTTCTTGTCAATTCTCTTTGGATAACAGGAAGCAAAGGTTGGCCCTTAAAGAAATTCTTAAACAAAGAGGAACTATTGACAAAATCAAAATTGATCGCAAAGACTAGCAATGATAACTTTTATGAGTTAATCTGCTTGGTGGCTAGCTCATTATCAGAGAAAGATAGCAGCTTAGCAGAGATGGGAGATTGTTTGGCTACTTCCCAGAGGCTCGGTCATTTTGGAGCAGAAATTATGTACCTTCGGAAGATTCTCGATTACCATCTTAAGTTAAGGTTTGCTAACTACGAACATGATGAAATGGTTGTGTTGAACTCTGTGGAACATGCAGCATTTATGACTTCGCGTAAGAGGGTCTCAACTCAGACTTTAATGTACTTCTGGAATATATGGAGGGAGAAGATATTAAGCATATTGGCGTACCTTGGTTCTATTGGAACAATACAAGAAAAAGACTACAAGGGCTGTGAGGAGTTTTGTCTGGGTTACTTGGGTGTCTGCAAAACGGTGCAAAATAGCAGTTCAATCTACATATTGCTAAAAGCAGATGCCTATTGGATGAAAGACATCTGTCATAGATATGTTAGACGAAATGGGGAATTGGTTACTATGGATGCTAACCAGTTTGTATCTGCTGCTCAGAGTTACTGGGTTTCTGAAGTCACCTGTCTTGGTATGAATGTGTTAGAGAAGCTCAACACCCTTTATCGGTTTTACGCTGGAAAGTCTCCCTCATTGTTTAGTCAGGGAATGACTTCTCTTCACATATTTGGAGTCACAAAAAGGCGCATGGAATCTAAGGTATTGGACTGGGAGGCTCCTAAGGCACTACTAGAGTACTCTGCGTCTTGTAGACAGCGGTTTTTCGAAATTGTACGTCCCGCAGActcaaaaatgatttttttagAAGATATGATCAAGCTAAGAAAAACagaactttgtagggaaattaccaAAGAGCTAATTATGGAAATTGTCAGATCGGAAAGAAATTTCTCTCTTGGGCAAATTTGGGAAGTGGTGATGCTGATATTTGTTTATGGGAGTCTACCTGTTGAACTGTGTCAG ATTAGGAAGTCTTTGTTGATAACCTGTCAGCCCAATTGGAGCAAAATATCAAATACCATTTCACCGTTCCACTTTTTGTATCTTCTAGAACGGTTACTTTATTTGGTAAGTTCTTGGAAACGTTTCTTTTTCACAACAAAGTCTGCTCTCCTGGAAACACTTACATGTGAAAACTGGAAACTTAAAATATCCGAGTCGGATACAGAAATTAGCTTAAAGGCAGAACTGCACCTTTTGGAAGGTTCTCTGCTGGCCTTGTGTCATTATATAATACTTTTGGGGAAGAAAGACACACTGGAATGGTTTGAGAAAACTGATACTGCAGCCAAGAAAGACTATCGTTCTCTTGTTTTAAGGTTGTTTATCCTTGTTTGTATCAATGCTGGAGATCATTTTGAAAAGCTCGTTGGTGTACTCATTGATAAGGACATATCTTCGTTGCTCCCAGTGGAATTTCGTAAGATCCTTGACTTTGCAAAGCCTTCGAAAGATCCGTATGAGAGAATATCCAGGAAGGTTGATTATGGTAAAATATCTAAAGTATTCGCGCAGGTTCTTAAGATTATTGAGAATCCTCTGGTGATTTTGTATTTTGGTAAAAATCGTCCTACCTTTTCCTGTCCTGATGCCATATTCATAGACATGGAGTTGATTCTATGTAGAGAAGATATATTGGATatactcaacatcaagagaagaCAATGTGTTCGACAAGGTGCTGTAATTGAATCGGGGACTGAAGGCATAAGTGATAAAAATGTTCCTTCGTGCAATATTGGGAGCATTGTTCAGTGTTCTCAACCTTCCAGTTCATTCAGTGAACAAAAGCAGTTCATGGAGAATGAGCATGAACGTGTCAGTGATTTGCAAGGGAGTTACATGATCATTTGGCGTGGATTTGACGAGTTTTCTATGAATCCACCTGCATTGAAG CGGAAAGCATCTTCAAGCAGTGAAGATAGTAGCTTCGTCACTCAAGCAGAATTTATGCTTGGTGAATTAAAGCAACGCTTAGCTGCTTAA